The Jiangella sp. DSM 45060 genome contains the following window.
CGCGGAGAGCTTCCGCGAGGTGAGCGTCACAGCGTCCGACGGCGTGGCGCGCCGGACCGCGGGCGTCCGGGAGGCGCGGCCGTCGGACGACGCGTTGCTGGTCTGGGCGGGCTGAGCGTTCGCCGAGGCCGGCGGTGTCGTGGCGGCTATCCTGAGCGGCGACGATCGGGCACGGAACGACCGCGAAGCCTCTAGTGAAAGGTATGAAACGTCCTGCGACCCCCTGCGACCTCTCCTGCCATCGTGTCCGGTCCGGTGCCCGTGACTGACACGATGCCGGGACGGCGCGCGCGGCAGAAGGTGCCGGACCGGCCGCCTCCGCCGCATTTCCGGCCGGACGTCGAAGGCCTGCGTGCGGTGGCCGTGGTGTTGGTCATGCTGTACCACGCGGGATTGCCGTTCCTGCCCGGCGGGTTCGTCGGTGTCGACATCTTCTTCGTCATCTCCGGCTACCTCATCACCGGCCTGCTCGTGCGTGAGGCCGAACAGACCGGCACCATCTCATTGGGCCGGTTCTACGCTCGCCGTGCCAAGCGACTGCTGCCCGCGGCCACTCTGGTTCTCGTCGTGACGGCGCTGTTGTGCTGGTGGCTCGCTCCGGTGACGGAGCGGCGCGCGTTCGGCGGCGACATCGCATCGGCGGCCTTCTACGTGGTCAACTGGCGGCTGGCCGACCGGTCCGTCGACTACCTCGCCGAGGACATCGGCGCGTCGCCGGTGCAGCATTTCTGGTCATTGGCGGTGGAGGAGCAGTTCTACATCGTCTGGCCACTGCTCTTCCTTCTCGTGGCCTGGTGGGTCCGGCGGGCACGCGAACCAGTGCGGCCGTGGCTCGCCGTCGCGCTCAGCGCGGTCGTGCTCCCCTCATTTGTCTGGTCCGTGGTCGCTTCGATGGATGGCGGCACCGCGGCGTTCTTCACGACGACGACGCGGCTCTGGGAACTGGGCGTCGGGGCGGCGCTGGCGATCGGCGCTCCCTTGTTGCGTCGGATGCCGCAGGCGGCCGGTGCCTCGCTGGCCTGGCTCGGCCTGGTTGCGATCTTGCTGGCGGCGCTGTTCGTCGACAGCGGCGCGTCGTGGCCCGGTTACCTCGCGGCGTTGCCGGTCCTCGGTGCGGCGGCGGTGATCGCCGGTGGTCTCGTCGCATCGCGGGGGGCCGCGAGTCTGCTGAGTGCCCGGCCGATGGTGTGGATCGGCGGCCTGTCCTACTCCCTCTACCTGTGGCACTGGCCCGCGGTCGTTTTCGCGACGATGCGATGGGGCGAGCTCAGCCCTTCCTCCGGGCTAGCCGCCGTGGCGTTGTCGATCATCCCCGCATGGCTCTCGTACCGGCTGGTCGAGAATCCCGCGCGGCACGCGAAGGTGTTCGTCCGCTCGTCCGGATTCACGCTGAGCATCGGGGCCAATCTCTCACTGGCCGCGGTCGTCGCCGGTGGTGTGCTCGGCCTGTCAGCGGGGGCGGCGACGGTTGCGGCTCCCACCGACCGTGGCCCGGCCGGCGCCGCGATCCTCGGCGACGATCCCCGCTCCGACCCCGACGGCGTCCCCGTCGACGAGGTCGAGTGGATCGTCCCCGACCCGGTCGCCGCCACCGAGGACGTCCCGCCGGGGTATCGGAACGGCTGCCAGCTCAACGCCCCGACCACCGAGGTGAAGGTCTGTGAGTACGGCGCCGCCGAGTCCGACGTGACGATCGCGCTGGTCGGCGACTCCAAGGCGATGCAGTGGATCACGGCTCTGGACGCGATCGCGGACGTCCATGGGTGGCGTGTGGTCACGTACACCAAGTCGGCGTGCGCCTACGCCGACGCCACCCAGATGTACCAGGACGACGTCTACGAGGAGTGCGACGTGTGGAACCGGGCTGTGGGCGACATGCTCGCCGAAGACCCGCCCGACTACGTCATCACCTCGCAGTCGCGGAGCTCCGCGCTGGAGGACCGCGACGACCCCGACTCCGCCCGCACGGAGGAGGCCTTCATCGAGGGCCTGCTGCGCAGCTGGCAACGGTTGTCCGACGCCGGGACGCGGATCATCTCGCTGGCCGACAACCCGCACCCGGGCCAGGAGGTCTACGAGTGTGTGGCCGCCAATCGCGACCGGCTCACCGCGTGCGCATTCGACCGTGAGGACGGTGTGCGGTCCAGCTCCGCCGACACCATGCGCGTGGCGGTCGAGGAGTTCGGCGACGCCGACATCATCGACCTCAACGACTGGATCTGCCCGGCCGACCGTTGCGCGCCGGTCATCGGCAACGTCCTGATCTTCCGCCAGGGCTCCCACCTGACGGTGACCTACGTCGATTCCCTGATACCGAGGCTCGAGGCCGCGCTGGTGGAGATCATCGGATGACGAGGCTCAGCCTGCCGCGATCCTGGCGGCCGGGGCGATCCGGCCGCGGCGATCGCCCGGCTGCGGACACGACCACGGTGCCTGCGCCGGACGCACGGGTGGAGCGCTACCAGCGGGTGAGCGCCGCGGTCCGCGCGGCCCAGCCGCCGTCGCCCCGCACCCGGCAGCGGCTCGCCGTCCGCGCGGCCGTCGCGGCCTCGCCGAGAGTGCTGCGCGGGCTCGCGGCCGAATGGTGGCAGCTCTCGCTCCAGCCCGCTGGATGGCGTGAGCAGTGGCCCGGCCGCAAGCTGGACCTCCTGCTGGTCGAGCTCGGTCCCAGCGGCGTGCCGGGCTGGGACGAGGCGGACCACGCGAACGACCTGGTCGCCGAGGCAGAAGCCAGCGACGTGCCGGTGGCGCTCTGGGTCACTGGCCGGCACGTCGATCCTGGCTACCTCGCGGACCGGATGTCGGCAGTAGCGGCGGTGTTCGTCCTCGTCCCGGAGGCTGCCGACGCATGGCGGCTGCGATGGCCAGACGCTCGGGTGGCGGTACTGCCCGCTGCCACGGCGCCGGCGCAGCACTCGCCGGCATTGGGCGGACCCAGCGCTCTGCGGCCCGGCGATGTCGCGTTCGTGGCCGGCGACGGCCCGTTGGATGCGCCCGCGGCGACCGCCAGGATGGAGTTGATCGCACCGATCCTCGGCATGGACGCCGCTCCGGACCTGCACTTGTGGCGAAACCCGGACGGCGCGCCGTACGAGTCGGAGCTGTCCCGTGCGGCCCGGCTCCGGCTGGTGACCGCGAAGCTGCCTGATCTCTCCCGGCCGATCGTCGACCAGTACCGCGTCGTCGTGGACGCTTGCCGCGACGGACTCGCATCGTCGTGGACGCTGCTCGACGCCGGCGCGGCGCAGACCTGCGTCGTCACTCTTCCGGAGTATCGCGAGGCGCTGCCGGACGATCTGCGCGAGCCCGTCACAGCAGTGGAGAACGCCGTCCAGTTGCGGCAGGAGCTGTCGGCCCGCATTCGGCAACGCGAACTGCGCGATCGTGAGGCGTTGCTGCTCCATCGCGCCATCTTGGCCGGTCACACGTTCGGGCACCGCGCCCGGACGGTGCTCGCGGAACTCGGCCGGCCGGTGCCGGAGCGCGATCGGTCCGTGTCCGTCGTGCTGCCGACCAACCGCGTCGGTCAGCTGGGCAACGCCTTGGCGAACGTCGGCAGGCAGGCGCACGGAGACACTGAACTGATCCTGGTGCTGCACGGCGTCGCGACACCGGAGGCGGAGGTCCGGGCCCTGGCGGCCGATCACGGCGTCGAACGTCTGGTGGTCCTCCGGGCCGACTCCTCACTGCCGCTCGGCGCCGTGCTCAACGTCGGTGTCGAGGCTGCCCAAGGGCGGTACCTGGCCAAGATGGATGACGACAACTTCTATGCAGAGCACTACTTGTCCGACCTGGTCAACGCGTTCGACTCCACCGACGCCGGGGTGGTCGGCAAGTGGGCGCACTACGTGTGGCTGCGCGCCGCCGACGCCGTCGTGCTGCGGTATCCGGCGCTCGAGCACAGCTATTACCGCCTGGTACAGGGCGGAACCATCGTCGCGAAGCGCGAGGTGATCGAGGAGTTCCGGTTCAGTGACCTGCCCCGCGCCGTTGACACGGACTTCCTCAACCGCGTCTGGGCGGGCGGGGTGCGAACCTACGTCGCCGACCGCTACAACTTCGTGAGCATCCGTGGTTCCGACCACGACCAGCACACCTGGAAGGTCCGCGACATCGAGCTCCTGGCGGGCGAAGGCCAGGTGGCGTTCTACGGCGATCCACGTCCGCACGTGAGTGTCTGAGGAGGAGCAGGTCGTGAGCGTGGTTTTCTGCGATCACCGTAACGCGCTGGCCAGGCAGAACGACGTGGCTGCCCTGCGCGACGGATGGCTGCGCATCGTTCCGGCCGAGCCCGTGCGGATCTGGACGCCCGACACCGTCGACTGGACCACCGGACCCCAGAGCTCCCGCGCGTGGCACATGTTCTTGCACAGCCTGTCGTGGCTGGAAGCGCTGATCGCGTCCAGCGCCGAGGACGGTGAGCCCGGCGACCTCGAGCTCGCACGCCGCCTTGCCGGCGACTGGGTGGCCACCCATCCGCTGCGGCCGAAGAACGAGGGACCTTGGCACGACCACGCTACGTCCATCCGGGCGCTGACGCTGGTGTGCCTCCACGCGCAGGGCACGGACGACGGCTGGTTGAAGGAGAGCTTGACGACCCACGGTGAGGTGTTGCGCGATGAAAAGCGCTACGCCGGCCCGTACAACCACGGCATCAACCAGGACCTCTCACTGATCGCCGTCGGCTGGACGCTCGGCAACGACGAGTGGATCGACTTCGCTGTCCGGCGGCTGGGCTCGGTCGCGGCGACGTCGGTGAGCACGAACGGGGTGCTGGACGAGCAGGCGCCCGAGTACTCGAACTACTTGTGGGGCCTCTGGAGCCGGGCCATCCGATACATCGAGGCGGTCGGCCGCGAGGTTCCGAACGGGCTGGACGAGCGGCTGGCCCGGATGCCCGAGTTCATGGCGCACGCCAGCATGCCGGACGGCCGGTACGCGCAATTCGGGGACAGCTTTCACCGTGCGCCGGTGAAGATCCCTGGCACCGACACCGAGTACGTCCACACCCGGGGCGGGTCCGGGCGCCGTCCGGAGCAGACGCACCGCGTCTACGAAGAGGGCTACGCGTTCGGACGGTCCGGCTGGGGCGACGAGCGGCCGTTCGATCAGGAGAGCTACTACGCGGTGCGGTTCGGCCCCAAGCGCGCCCGGCACGGGCACCACGACCACACGTCATTCGTCTACGTCGCTGCCGGGCGAGAGGTGGTCGTCGACTCCGGCCACTCCAACTACCAGCGCGACGCCTACCGAGACCACCTTGTCTCGGCTGCCGCGCACAACGTCGTCGAGTGCGTCGACCCCGCGCGGGAACGGAACACGTCCACGCGGCTGGTGTCGTCGTCGGTCGAGGGCCAGGTCGCCACCCTCGAGCTGACCGATGAGCCGTACGACGGCATCACCCGGATCCGGCGGCTGACGTTCATGACCGACTGGGACGTGGTGGTTGTGAACGATCTCGTCACGGCTGGGGAGCCGGCGTTCTTCCGGCAGTTGACGCACCTGGCGCCCGACCTGGACGTGCGTCGCGAGGGTGCCCGTGTGGCAGTCGGCGTCCGTGCCGGCGAGGGCGATCCCGCGGTTCGGATCGTCGAGCTGGCCAACCCCGCGTCACCGCACCCGGTCGACGTGCGGCGCGGCGCCGAGAACCCGTTGCTCGGCTGGATCTCGCGGGACGTCGACCGGCGTGAGGCTGCGCCCGTGGTGGTGCACGAAGCATTGGGCCGCACCGTCGAATTCCTGACCGTGATCCACTGCCGGCCGGGAACGACGGCGACCGTCCGCGAGGACGGCGTGGCGCGATGGCTCGAGGTGGCCGGCGACGACCGCGGCCGCCGCGTCGACCTGCTGGAGCGGCCGCCTGCGACCGGACCCCACGCGGTCTCGGACGACAGCTCCGGCTCCGATGGCCGCCTGCTGACGTGGCCGGACCTCGCGGCCCTCGACTTCACC
Protein-coding sequences here:
- a CDS encoding heparinase II/III family protein, which gives rise to MSVVFCDHRNALARQNDVAALRDGWLRIVPAEPVRIWTPDTVDWTTGPQSSRAWHMFLHSLSWLEALIASSAEDGEPGDLELARRLAGDWVATHPLRPKNEGPWHDHATSIRALTLVCLHAQGTDDGWLKESLTTHGEVLRDEKRYAGPYNHGINQDLSLIAVGWTLGNDEWIDFAVRRLGSVAATSVSTNGVLDEQAPEYSNYLWGLWSRAIRYIEAVGREVPNGLDERLARMPEFMAHASMPDGRYAQFGDSFHRAPVKIPGTDTEYVHTRGGSGRRPEQTHRVYEEGYAFGRSGWGDERPFDQESYYAVRFGPKRARHGHHDHTSFVYVAAGREVVVDSGHSNYQRDAYRDHLVSAAAHNVVECVDPARERNTSTRLVSSSVEGQVATLELTDEPYDGITRIRRLTFMTDWDVVVVNDLVTAGEPAFFRQLTHLAPDLDVRREGARVAVGVRAGEGDPAVRIVELANPASPHPVDVRRGAENPLLGWISRDVDRREAAPVVVHEALGRTVEFLTVIHCRPGTTATVREDGVARWLEVAGDDRGRRVDLLERPPATGPHAVSDDSSGSDGRLLTWPDLAALDFTASGDQPARHRVDGEGLPLDAYYRPGRGPLLTVTFHGRLDRREVTLPHFEWQRRSEAMPGSVLLLADPTMHVHEKVRLGWYLGTEDYDPERALCRIIQRAAEAAGARQVLFTGRSGGGFAALRFGALFPGSLVLPLDPQVDLFAYYRSWLAELMGFAFPSYDRESARRMLRDRWSVTRLYREGAVTGRVRYVQSAGDAHHMANHLALFSDVAGVRDGTTADGAISVVTEASTEATGAAARDAYWAHYRELLAVGVPEVAELAGRVGRTAERQGLLAAARDRVGRGRGSVHPSR
- a CDS encoding glycosyltransferase, which codes for MERYQRVSAAVRAAQPPSPRTRQRLAVRAAVAASPRVLRGLAAEWWQLSLQPAGWREQWPGRKLDLLLVELGPSGVPGWDEADHANDLVAEAEASDVPVALWVTGRHVDPGYLADRMSAVAAVFVLVPEAADAWRLRWPDARVAVLPAATAPAQHSPALGGPSALRPGDVAFVAGDGPLDAPAATARMELIAPILGMDAAPDLHLWRNPDGAPYESELSRAARLRLVTAKLPDLSRPIVDQYRVVVDACRDGLASSWTLLDAGAAQTCVVTLPEYREALPDDLREPVTAVENAVQLRQELSARIRQRELRDREALLLHRAILAGHTFGHRARTVLAELGRPVPERDRSVSVVLPTNRVGQLGNALANVGRQAHGDTELILVLHGVATPEAEVRALAADHGVERLVVLRADSSLPLGAVLNVGVEAAQGRYLAKMDDDNFYAEHYLSDLVNAFDSTDAGVVGKWAHYVWLRAADAVVLRYPALEHSYYRLVQGGTIVAKREVIEEFRFSDLPRAVDTDFLNRVWAGGVRTYVADRYNFVSIRGSDHDQHTWKVRDIELLAGEGQVAFYGDPRPHVSV
- a CDS encoding acyltransferase family protein; amino-acid sequence: MPGRRARQKVPDRPPPPHFRPDVEGLRAVAVVLVMLYHAGLPFLPGGFVGVDIFFVISGYLITGLLVREAEQTGTISLGRFYARRAKRLLPAATLVLVVTALLCWWLAPVTERRAFGGDIASAAFYVVNWRLADRSVDYLAEDIGASPVQHFWSLAVEEQFYIVWPLLFLLVAWWVRRAREPVRPWLAVALSAVVLPSFVWSVVASMDGGTAAFFTTTTRLWELGVGAALAIGAPLLRRMPQAAGASLAWLGLVAILLAALFVDSGASWPGYLAALPVLGAAAVIAGGLVASRGAASLLSARPMVWIGGLSYSLYLWHWPAVVFATMRWGELSPSSGLAAVALSIIPAWLSYRLVENPARHAKVFVRSSGFTLSIGANLSLAAVVAGGVLGLSAGAATVAAPTDRGPAGAAILGDDPRSDPDGVPVDEVEWIVPDPVAATEDVPPGYRNGCQLNAPTTEVKVCEYGAAESDVTIALVGDSKAMQWITALDAIADVHGWRVVTYTKSACAYADATQMYQDDVYEECDVWNRAVGDMLAEDPPDYVITSQSRSSALEDRDDPDSARTEEAFIEGLLRSWQRLSDAGTRIISLADNPHPGQEVYECVAANRDRLTACAFDREDGVRSSSADTMRVAVEEFGDADIIDLNDWICPADRCAPVIGNVLIFRQGSHLTVTYVDSLIPRLEAALVEIIG